GACGGAGCGATCTTCGGTAACCTCTACGGATTGACGTCCGACTTTCTGCGTCGCGTGCGTGAACGTCAAATACGGATTCCTCGTGGTGCGGTCGGTGAGGACGCGATCGTCACCGAAATGATCGCTCACGACCTGCGTCGCAAAAACAGCTACGACAATCGCCTTGCGGTCTGTGCTGCTGAACCTGCCGGTTTTGTGTACCCGCGATTGTCGCCGTGGCGTCTGAGAGATATCAGACTCTACATCAACCGCCGTGTTCGCTACGCGATCCGAGACCATCGTCTGCCATTGCTGCGTCGAATTGAATTTGACGACATGCCCGAATCCATGGAGCCACTCGATCGGCAGATTCTCACGACCCTGAATAAACGCAGATGGCTACATCCCCTGCAGTGGTTGGCTCGCCGACGCCTTCGACGAGCGCTTCAAGAATAGGACGTACGCTGCGTAAGAATCCGGTCGCAGGTTGCCCGCTTACGCGTCGTGTTTGGAATCAGCTTCAGCTTCAGGTTGCTCATTCGATTCCGATTCAGTGTCGGCGCTTTCGGCGGGTGGCTTCTGAGTTGCATCAGCAGGCGCGACTTTCGCGTCGACTGGTTCGCTGTTGCCTTCGATCTGAAATTCTTCAATCAGCTCTTTACGACGTTCGGCAACGGCTCGATCGAATTCGGAAAGTACGTCCATCGCTCGGTCACGCGATGTTACGAGGCCGATTATGAGATACTGAGTGATCGCCAGCAGGTAACAGCACCAACCCACCAGCCAGCGTTCGCGATGGCGACGGAATTCACCGTGCAGCCGAGCGACATCGGCCAGATTCGACTGAGCATCTGTTCCTGTGGTGTCCTCAACCGTTTGGTTCACAACCTTCACAGCGATCAGAGTCGGCGCGGAAGCCATCGCCTGCATGGGCGTGGCCACTCCGATTTGCTGCACCATCGTCCAGTCGACGACGTTGGTGCGAGCGATCCGGACGCGATCGACGTTCGATAATGTCAGCAGTTCTGCGCCTACAATGGCTGCCATCATGGCCAAAACCGGTGATGAGCGATTCAGATGTTGGCAGACGAAGCCTTTCAAAAACTTCCACTTCATCCGCCAGAATTCTGCCAGTGCATTGCGGCCGGGTTTGATCTTCGGCGGGCCGGGATGGATGACGGCGAATAGTTCCTGGTCGGGCATGGCTTCGATCACGCCGATTGCGAGCATCAGCCGCAGTCCCATTGTGAGCCAGTCCATGCGGTCCATCCAGTCCAGCCGATCGACCCAGCCAAACAGCAGGTGTTCCATATTGGCCGTGGCTGCCAGTAACAGCAAGGCCCCTCGAAACCATTCTTCGAGGTCCTTTTCCAGCTCATCGTCCAGGTCCTGCAGCCGAAACACCCTTCGCATGATGAAGCGAAAGATCGGGATCGCGATCACGCCCACCAGAACTCGCGTAATCGGGCGCAGCACCGACTTGAACATCGGAAGGTTCATCAGTGCTCGAAACATACCGCCCACGAGTTGGAGTTTCCCTGCGTCGTTTTTTGTTCAGTCAGCTCTCAATCGAATTCGAATCGTTGCCGACTGACAAGACAAACGATCACTCAACACTGTATCTTTATCGCTTCAATTCAGCCACGCTCCAAAAAATCAGGCGAAACAGGCGAATTGAGTAGGGCACGCTTCAAATAGAACGCTGTTTTGGGAAACAGGATCAACAATATGTTCGGTATGGCGGGGGAGACGGAATTTGATCTGCGGTTTGAACTGCTGGGGGTGCCCATTCGCGTTCATCCGGTGTTTTGGATCAGTTCCATCTGGATTGTCTGGGACGGAGACGACCCGCGTCGCGTCTTTGTGGGAGTTCTGTGCATTTTTGTGTCTGTTCTGGTTCACGAAATGGGTCACGGCCTGCTGTCACGCCGCTACGGATACCCGTCGGAAATTGTGCTGTACATTCTGGGCGGCTATGCCACGGCAACTCGCTTTTCCACCTGGAAGAATGTGAAGGTGTCTGCGGCTGGACCTGCCGCTGGATTCCTGCTGTTCCTTCTGACGTATATCACGTTGCTGCTTCTGGCGGCCTCTAATCCGGAAAGCCTGATCGGTGACAGTATGATCGGGTACGCGATCAAGATGATGTTGTTTGCGAATCTGATTGTCACGTTGATGAATCTCGTACCCTGTGTGCCGCTCGACGGTGGCCGGATCGCGGAATCGCTGATGAATTTGTATGGCGGCCCGCAGTCGATGGAACGCACAATTCAACTTGGCATCGTCGCGTCCGGGCTGGTCGCGTTGCGAGGCATCTATTGCATCAACACCGGTGCAGACTATGTCCCGTTGCCGCAGTTCTTGTTTCCATCGTTTCGAGTGGGAGACATGATCTACACATGGTCGGGCAGTGGGATCCAACCAGCCCCCAGGTTCATGGTTATCTTCTTCGGCTTTCTGTGTGCTCAACAGGTAATCGCCTACAACGAGATCAAGGGGCGAAGGTAAGCACGTGCGAATTAATGCAACCGGCCCGTTCGTCGCCTGCGAATTCTACGACTTCGACTCGCCGTTGGCGTCCGATGGTGCTTGGTCCGGCAGATGAGGTTCGTTCATCAGCTTCAACGGCGATAGCCCGACCGCGAACAGACCGCCTGCATACACCACGACCGCGACGGCTACGGGGAGTACGACCTTCAGCAGCCGGTAACTGAAGATATCCAGAGAATTCTCCAGGCCTGATACCCAGTACAGCATCCCCAGGCCGCAGGCGTTCATGACCAGTGTGCAAATGGCGACTCGCCAAAGCAGCGGTACAAAGGCCGATCGGCCGATCACCAGAAAACGATCACGCAGAACTTCCAGTGCCAGCCCCAGTTGAAGCAGTGTCGCCAGCACGCTGGCCAGAGGAAGCGCGGGGCCACCGAAGGCCGGCAGCATGACGAAGTCGAACAGCAGGTTGAGACCGACGCAGACGAGTCCCTGCCTCATCGGAGTGACCTGGTCATTGACCGCATAGAACACTCGATTGACAATCAACAGTCCGCTGAACACCCACACGCCGATGCCGTACGCAGCAATCATCCGATAGGTCAGGTCAGCTGCCTGGGCGTCAAACTGACCGTAGCGGAACAGCAGGTCGGTGATTGGTGCCGCCATAAACCACAGACCAACGCTGGCTGGAATTCCGACGACCAGCACCAGTTGCAAACCGTGGACAACGTCGCGGCTGAGTTCCGTTCGGTCGTTTGCCTGAGCGTGCATGGCGAAGCGAGGAAACAGCACGGTCCCCAACGCGATTGCGAAGACTCCCATGGGGAACGTATACAGTCGCTGGCCGAGATACAACGCACCTGCTGTGCCTTCAGGCAGAGTGTATTGTTCGAGCGCCGTGATGCCGTCGAGATTTCCGGACATCAGCGTCCACGCCAGGAAGCTATCGATGAGTCCATTAATCTGCGTGATCGACAGGCCAAGCAGGACCGGCCCCATCGCTCGAAAGACTTTGTCCACCGGCAGAGATTTGGCGCTGTTGGCGGCTAACGCGGAATTCAATTGCATGCGAATTTGAAACTGATTTGCCTTGTAGATCAGCATGCTAAGCTGAGCCACTCCGCCCATCAGAATAAATCCCGCAATGACTCGAACTTCGTTGACGCCTGAACCCAGCTTCCACGCCGCCAGCAGCCCGCCGCCCAGCCACATGACATTCAGCATGACTGGAGCCAGTGCCGGGAATACGAAGTGCCTGACACCGTTAAGCGCGGCTGAATAGTGCCCTGCCATGCAGATCAGCAGCATGTACGGCATCATGATCAGCGACAGTTCGCACAACAGCGTCGACCGGTCGCTCATTTCTACAGTCAGGTAAATGACCGTCGTGGCAACCTCAATAGCAACCGTCACCAGCAGCAGGATCTTCAGCAATCGCCAACCGACACCGCCGAACAAGTTCGACGCCGATTCGCGTCCCTGCTGTTCGTCAATGCGGACGAATTCGGGCAAAAATGCGGCCGTCATCGCTCCTTCACCAAACAGTCGGCGAAACATGTTCGGAATGCGAAACGCGACGGTAAACGCGTCCAGAATCCAGCCGGTGCCGAATACCGAGGCCATCAGTGAATCACGAGCCAGTCCGGAAATGCGGCTCACCAGCGTCAGCAGGCTGACGACTTTGAAGCCCTTCAGCTTGCCGGTTGGCGCGTCGGTATTTTGGCGATCCATGCCCACTCCGGACTGTTATAGACGTTGACGCAGCCGCCGCTCGGCCGCGATTCTCTTGACAACCTCATCGGCCAGCACACCCACAAGGATGACCGATCCAATGATAGCGTATTCCAGAGTTCCCGAGATCTTGAGCAGCATGATCAGATTATTCAGGATCTGCATCACGGCTGTTCCAATCACGACACCCACGATTGATCCTTCACCGCCTCGCAAACTGCAGCCACCCAGAACGGCCGCTGCGATCGCATACAATTCGAAAAAGTTGCCAAAGCTGGATGGCGAGATCGAAAGAGAATCCAAGGCGAACAGCATCCCGCCGACAGCGGCCAGAGCGGAGCAGACAACAAACGCGGCAAGAGTCACGTTGCCCGTGTTGATGCCGCTAAATCTGGCAGCTTCCTCATTGCGTCCCAGTGCCAGCAGATAGCGGCCCCAAATTGTGCGGTTCAAAAAGGTGGCAGCCACGATACCGATGGCGGCCAAAAAGAAAAACGGGTATGGAATGCCAAACGTTTCGCCGGCGGCGTTGGTGTAGATGGTAAGGCGACCGCTGCCGACCTGACACAAAGTGTCGGAGTACTCGCCGAGTCCCGCCGGGTTGTCGCCCGTGAGCCAGCGCGAGAGGCCTCGGTAGATCAGCAGCCCACACAGTGTGACAACAAACGGCTGCAGCCGTGCGCGAGTGACCAGCAGTCCGTGTATCAGGCCGAGTGTCGAAGCGATCAGCAGCACAGAAAGAAGTGCAAGCGGGACGGGCATGCGCTGATGCCGCTTCAACGGAATCGCCAGCCATTCGGCGTCGAGACGTTTACCGGGGTTGTTGGCCAGATAGACCGTGGTCGAATTTTCACCGGCCTCGACTTTGGTGATCGCCTCCGTCTTCAGCCCGGATTCCGGATGCACGAGCGTCAGTTGGTCTCGGACACGCAAATCATGCTGGCCTTCAAGGACGATTCTTGCACCGTGTTCCGCATCGTCGCCCTGAAATCGTTCGACCGTTCGAACCGGGGTCGCCAGAGCAATCTCACCCTGATCGTCGTCGCGCGTCAGCTTTTCAACAATCTTGATTGTATTGCCGTCGACCGAAGCGATCGTCAACAGGTTGCTGGGCGCTCGGCGGCCGCCTGAGTAGCGAATCCTGTCACCGGGATTCAGCCCCGATGATTGTCGCTGCAGTGTTAATTCTCCGGATTCCGCCGCAACGTTGGTGACGGCTGATGACACAACCGGCTGGTATTCGACATGCAGAAACATGGCCAGCAGCACGCCGGACATGCACACCAGCGAACCGATCGAAAGATCGATTCCGCCGGTGATGATTACAAAGGCGACACCCACGCCCAGAATGCCGAACATCGCTGTGCGGCTCAGCAGGTTCTGGATATTTCCTGCCTGCAGAAATTTTGATGAGCCCACGTTGTACCACGGATCGGATGTCATGATCGTCATGAAGACGCACAACACGACCAACAGCCCAAAGATACCGAGGATCTTTGCCTTCATTGATTGTCAACCTTCGTCATTGGGCACCTTCGACTGCGATTAAGACACGGCTGCCTCAGGAGCACCGGTCGCGAGTTGCATCACGGCTTCTTCCGTCAATTCATCTCGTTGCAATTCGCCAGTAATACGCCCTTCATGCATTACGATGGCACGGTCACTCATGCCGATGACTTCTTCCATTTCGCTGCTTACGAAAAGAATCGCCATGCCCTGTCCGGCCAGTTCGTCCATCAACTGATAGATTTCCTGCTTGGCTCCCACATCAATGCCGCGCGTTGGTTCGTCCAGCAGCAGGACCTTGGGTTGCAGGATGAGCCACTTTCCAAGCACCACCTTTTGCTGATTGCCGCCTGAAAGATTGCCGACCACCTGAAGATCGTCAGGCGTTTTCACGCGCAGCCGATCCACCATCGCGGCCGAATCCGCTCGTTCGCGTTCGAAGTCAACGAACCCGCCAGGTTTTGCATTTCTCTTAAGAGCGGCCAGGCCAACATTGCGGCGGATAATCATCTCCAGTACCAGGCCCTGCTGCTTGCGGTCTTCCGGCACCAAGGCAATCCCCGCCTCGATCGCATCCTGCGGCGATGATAGTTGCACCGGCTTTCCGTCGACGGAAATGCGTCCGGCGAGTGGCCGATCGACGCCGAACAGCGTTCGCAACATTTCAGTTCGACCAGCTCCGACCAGGCCCGCAACGCCCACAATTTCGCCCGCAGAGACTCGGAAGTTCAACGCATGAGCAGGCCACGTTGGCGTGATCAGGTCGTGCACCTCAATGGCAACGTCACCGGCGTCGTGCGGTTGCCGAGAATAGAACCGCGAGACATCGCGTCCCACCATTAACTGCACCATTTTGTCATGGCTGACTTCATCACGCGAAAGGTCGCCCGCGTTTTCGCCATCCCGCAAAACGGTGACGCGGTCTGATAAGTCCTGGACCTCGGCCAGCCGGTGAGAAATATACAAAATACTGACACCACTGCTGCGGAGGTCACGGATGACTTCGAACAGCCGTTCGGATTCGCCCGCCGACAGACTGGAGGTGGGTTCGTCCATGATCAGCACTCGAGCGCCGATCGAAACGGCCTTGGCGATTTCCACCAACTGCTGCTGACCGATCGTAAGATCCCGCACCAATGTCTGTGGAGACACCGTTAGCCCCACGCGACGAAGAAACTCCTCCGATTCAGCATTAATCTTTGCTTCGTCGATTAAGCCTCGTCGCAGCGGCTCGCGACCCAGAAAAATGTTCGCACCGACTTCC
This DNA window, taken from Fuerstiella marisgermanici, encodes the following:
- a CDS encoding sugar ABC transporter ATP-binding protein; amino-acid sequence: MTEGASPHRLQVCDVCKTFPGVRALHKVNLHVAAGELLSVIGENGAGKSTLMKILAGVQNQDSGRILVEGKPQHFRNVSDALNNGIALIHQELNLADNLEVGANIFLGREPLRRGLIDEAKINAESEEFLRRVGLTVSPQTLVRDLTIGQQQLVEIAKAVSIGARVLIMDEPTSSLSAGESERLFEVIRDLRSSGVSILYISHRLAEVQDLSDRVTVLRDGENAGDLSRDEVSHDKMVQLMVGRDVSRFYSRQPHDAGDVAIEVHDLITPTWPAHALNFRVSAGEIVGVAGLVGAGRTEMLRTLFGVDRPLAGRISVDGKPVQLSSPQDAIEAGIALVPEDRKQQGLVLEMIIRRNVGLAALKRNAKPGGFVDFERERADSAAMVDRLRVKTPDDLQVVGNLSGGNQQKVVLGKWLILQPKVLLLDEPTRGIDVGAKQEIYQLMDELAGQGMAILFVSSEMEEVIGMSDRAIVMHEGRITGELQRDELTEEAVMQLATGAPEAAVS
- a CDS encoding site-2 protease family protein — translated: MFGMAGETEFDLRFELLGVPIRVHPVFWISSIWIVWDGDDPRRVFVGVLCIFVSVLVHEMGHGLLSRRYGYPSEIVLYILGGYATATRFSTWKNVKVSAAGPAAGFLLFLLTYITLLLLAASNPESLIGDSMIGYAIKMMLFANLIVTLMNLVPCVPLDGGRIAESLMNLYGGPQSMERTIQLGIVASGLVALRGIYCINTGADYVPLPQFLFPSFRVGDMIYTWSGSGIQPAPRFMVIFFGFLCAQQVIAYNEIKGRR
- the murJ gene encoding murein biosynthesis integral membrane protein MurJ — translated: MDRQNTDAPTGKLKGFKVVSLLTLVSRISGLARDSLMASVFGTGWILDAFTVAFRIPNMFRRLFGEGAMTAAFLPEFVRIDEQQGRESASNLFGGVGWRLLKILLLVTVAIEVATTVIYLTVEMSDRSTLLCELSLIMMPYMLLICMAGHYSAALNGVRHFVFPALAPVMLNVMWLGGGLLAAWKLGSGVNEVRVIAGFILMGGVAQLSMLIYKANQFQIRMQLNSALAANSAKSLPVDKVFRAMGPVLLGLSITQINGLIDSFLAWTLMSGNLDGITALEQYTLPEGTAGALYLGQRLYTFPMGVFAIALGTVLFPRFAMHAQANDRTELSRDVVHGLQLVLVVGIPASVGLWFMAAPITDLLFRYGQFDAQAADLTYRMIAAYGIGVWVFSGLLIVNRVFYAVNDQVTPMRQGLVCVGLNLLFDFVMLPAFGGPALPLASVLATLLQLGLALEVLRDRFLVIGRSAFVPLLWRVAICTLVMNACGLGMLYWVSGLENSLDIFSYRLLKVVLPVAVAVVVYAGGLFAVGLSPLKLMNEPHLPDQAPSDANGESKS
- a CDS encoding ABC transporter permease produces the protein MKAKILGIFGLLVVLCVFMTIMTSDPWYNVGSSKFLQAGNIQNLLSRTAMFGILGVGVAFVIITGGIDLSIGSLVCMSGVLLAMFLHVEYQPVVSSAVTNVAAESGELTLQRQSSGLNPGDRIRYSGGRRAPSNLLTIASVDGNTIKIVEKLTRDDDQGEIALATPVRTVERFQGDDAEHGARIVLEGQHDLRVRDQLTLVHPESGLKTEAITKVEAGENSTTVYLANNPGKRLDAEWLAIPLKRHQRMPVPLALLSVLLIASTLGLIHGLLVTRARLQPFVVTLCGLLIYRGLSRWLTGDNPAGLGEYSDTLCQVGSGRLTIYTNAAGETFGIPYPFFFLAAIGIVAATFLNRTIWGRYLLALGRNEEAARFSGINTGNVTLAAFVVCSALAAVGGMLFALDSLSISPSSFGNFFELYAIAAAVLGGCSLRGGEGSIVGVVIGTAVMQILNNLIMLLKISGTLEYAIIGSVILVGVLADEVVKRIAAERRLRQRL